The following proteins are co-located in the Silene latifolia isolate original U9 population chromosome 1, ASM4854445v1, whole genome shotgun sequence genome:
- the LOC141641281 gene encoding homeobox-leucine zipper protein ATHB-53-like, which yields MHDLSRADYLSVFPYKRFPTDMESDEVLDVKQYDQGEILAPCPQNMDRSPVMQYGNYEKRNKRLTTDQLEFLENSFQVERKLEPCRKMKLAIELGLEPRQVAVWFQNRRARWKAKKVEHLYDTLKHDYAVVLREKQKLQEEVIRLKSMLMEVNKERQVTVAYKEVSEIEEVESTKVEAQICKKHEEGSQGISKFDQYNEVNHLYNNVNYFDSLPPHYLGAYS from the exons ATGCATGACTTAAGCAGAGCTGATTATTTGTCTGTGTTCCCTTACAAACGTTTTCCAACAGATATGGAAAGTGATGAAG TGTTGGATGTAAAGCAATATGATCAAGGAGAGATATTAGCACCATGTCCACAAAATATGGACAGAAGTCCAGTGATGCAATACGGAAATTACGAAAAGAGGAACAAGCGATTAACCACAGATCAACTCGAGTTCTTGGAGAACAGTTTCCAAGTAGAGAGAAAACTTGAGCCATGCAGGAAAATGAAGCTAGCCATAGAACTAGGGCTGGAACCGCGCCAAGTCGCAGTGTGGTTCCAGAACAGGCGAGCAAGGTGGAAGGCTAAGAAGGTTGagcatttgtatgatactcttaaGCATGACTATGCTGTTGTGCTTAGGGAGAAGCAAAAGCTCCAAGAAGAG GTTATAAGATTGAAGTCAATGCTCATGGAAGTAAACAAGGAAAGACAAGTAACAGTGGCATACAAGGAAGTCTCTGAAATTGAAGAAGTTGAAAGCACAAAGGTTGAAGCTCAAATATGTAAGAAACATGAAGAAGGGTCACAAGGCATTTCCAAATTTGACCAATATAATGAAGTCAACCATCTATACAACAACGTCAATTATTTTGACTCTTTGCCACCACATTATTTGGGTGCTTACtcttaa
- the LOC141600326 gene encoding uncharacterized protein LOC141600326 — protein sequence MDARRNDSTAAEAAKRVNNTAAAAATTTGEKQTATEQIVKEEEEEKQVSESGSDYSSEDEGTEDYRRGGYHAVRIGDSFKNGAYVVQSKLGWGHFSTVWLAWDTIYSRYVALKVQKSAQHYTEAAMDEITILKQIADGDPVDKKCVVKLLDHFKHSGPNGQHVCMVFEYLGDNLLTLIKYSNYHGMPLVKVKEICYHILVGLDYLHKQLSIIHTDLKPENILLLSMIDPGKDPRKSDAPLILPNSKEKILYESGNKDAIVMNGDLTKNQKKKIRKKAKRAAQECAGKEAFAESEQDTEASDVDGVKGTSGGSSVHKRGSRSARRKLLESVELKCKLVDFGNACWTYKQFTNDIQTRQYRCPEVILGSKYSTSADMWSFACICFELATGDVLFDPHNGDNYDRDEDHLALMMELLGMMPRKIALGGRYSRDFFNRYGDLRHIRRLRFWPLNKVLVEKYEFNEQDANELAEFLVPILDFVPEKRPTAGQCLSHPWIAMGPHRLVPAPAALSQPADVAAREKKRREKDEREEMEKGMGSIAISADSKTVKQAISSPKPSKTALTSSSNSK from the exons ATGGACGCCCGGCGTAACGATTCCACGGCGGCAGAGGCGGCGAAGAGAGTCAATAAcacggcggcggcggcggcgacGACGACGGGAGAGAAACAAACAGCGACTGAACAAATAGTaaaggaggaggaagaagaaaaacaaGTGAGCGAAAGCGGAAGCGATTACTCGTCGGAAGACGAAGGAACTGAGGATTATCGAAGAGGTGGTTATCATGCTGTTAGAATCGGTGATTCTTTCAAAAATGGCGCCTATGTTGTTCAAAGCAAGCTCGGTTGGGGACATTTCTCTACTGTTTGGCTCGCTTGGGACACTATTTACTCT CGTTATGTAGCACTTAAAGTACAGAAGAGTGCGCAGCATTATACTGAGGCTGCGATGGATGAGATAACAATATTGAAACAGATTGCGGATGGAGACCCTGTGGATAAGAAGTGTGTTGTGAAGCTTTTGGACCATTttaaacattctggtcctaatGGGCAACATGTCTGCATGGTCTTCGAGTATTTGGGCGATAATCTTTTGACATTAATAAAGTACTCGAACTATCATGGGATGCCTTTAGTAAAAGTGAAGGAGATATGTTATCATATTCTAGTTGGCTTGGATTATTTGCATAAGCAGTTGTCAATTATACACACCGATCTAAAGCCTGAGAACATTTTGCTATTGTCAATGATAGACCCGGGTAAAGACCCAAGAAAGTCTGACGCTCCCCTTATTCTTCCCAATAGTAAAGAAAAAATCTTATATGAGTCTGGGAACAAAGATGCTATAGTGATGAATGGTGATCTGACAAAGAATCAGAAGAAGAAGATTCGAAAGAAGGCTAAACGTGCCGCCCAAGAGTGTGCTGGAAAGGAGGCTTTTGCTGAATCTGAGCAAGACACAGAAGCATCAG ATGTTGATGGTGTGAAGGGAACCAGCGGGGGAAGTTCAGTTCATAAGAGAGGTAGCCGTTCTGCAAGGCGAAAATTGTTGGAGTCTGTGGAACTCAAGTGCAAACTGGTTGATTTTGGAAATGCTTGTTGGACTTACAAGCAGTTCACAAATGATATTCAAACAAGACAATATAGGTGCCCGGAAGTGATTCTTGGATCAAAATATTCTACCTCTGCTGATATGTGGTCCTTTGCTTGCATTTGTTTTGAGCTGGCCACTGGCGATGTTCTGTTTGATCCTCATAATGGTGACAATTACGATAGGGACGAG GATCATTTGGCGTTAATGATGGAGCTTTTGGGGATGATGCCACGCAAG ATTGCATTAGGTGGACGCTATTCAAGGGACTTCTTCAACCGATATGGAGACTTGAGACATATCCGCCGTTTGCGTTTCTGGCCATTGAACAAGGTTCTTGTGGAGAAATATGAATTCAATGAACAAGATGCAAATGAATTGGCTGAATTTCTAGTGCCAATACTCGATTTTGTCCCGGAAAAGAGGCCCACTGCTGGCCAGTGCCTTTCTCATCCATGGATTGCTATGGGCCCACACCGTCTTGTTCCTGCTCCAGCCGCTTTATCTCAGCCAGCAGACGTTGCTGCTAGAGAGAAAAAAAGGAGagagaaagatgagagagaaGAAATGGAGAAAGGAATGGGTAGCATTGCTATAAGTGCCGACTCGAAGACTGTCAAACAAGCTATATCTTCGCCCAAACCTTCAAAAACAGCTTTAActagctcctccaactccaagTAG